A stretch of DNA from Gymnodinialimonas sp. 57CJ19:
CACCGGATGGGGGCGATCGCCCGGCGATATGGAAACCGGTGAGTTCACCTTCAGCACGGTCAAGCCCGGTGCCGTCCCCTTCCCCGATGGTCGGATGCAAGCGCCCCATATCACCGCTTGGATCGTGGCCCGCGGTATCAACATCGGCCTGCACACACGCATCTATTTCGAGGACGAGTCCGAGGCCAATGCCGCCGATCCCATCCTGACCCGGATCGAGCATCAAAGCCGCATCCCCACCCTTATGGCAAAGCCCGAGGGCGACGGCGTTTATCGCTTCGACATCCATCTGCAAGGGCCGGATGAGACGGTGTTTTTTGACATCTAAGGGGGCATTGGGCAGGGTCATCCTCTGACGCGCATTCTGCGCGGCCCCGGACAAGAGGTTTCCATGACCAACCCCTGCATCATCTGTGTCGCGATCACCGGATCTGTGCCGACGCAGGCCGACAATCCCGCCGTGCCTGTCACCATCGCCGAGCAGATCGAAAGCACCCATGCCGCCTTTGAAGCAGGGGCCAGCATTGCCCATTGTCATGTGCGCGATGACGCGGGCAAACCGACCTCGGACCCCGAGCGTTTTGCCCGCCTGAAAGAGGGGCTAGAGGCCCATTGCCCCGGGATGATCGTGCAGCTTTCTACCGGCGGTCGCTCTGGCGCCGGGGCCGAGCGGGGCGGCATGCTGCCGCTTCGCCCCGACATGGCGTCGCTTTCTGTGGGGTCCAACAACTTCCCCACCCGCGTCTACGAAAACCCGCCCGATCTGGTGGATTGGCTGGCGTCCGAGATGATCTCCCACGACGTGAAACCCGAGATTGAGGCCTTCGATCTAAGCCACATTGTCCAGGCCGCACGCATGGCCGCGGACGGTCGGCTCAAAGGGCCGCTCTACGTGCAGTTTGTGATGGGGGTTAAGAACGCGATGCCAGCGGACGAGCGGATTTTTGATTTCTATATCGAGACGCTCAATCGCCTCTCCCCCACCGCCCAATGGTGTGCGGCGGGCATCGGCCCGGCTCAGCTGACGGTGAATGAATGGGCGATCTCTCGCGGCGGGCACACGCGCGCAGGGCTGGAGGACAACATCCGCCTGGACCGCAACACCCTTGCGCCGTCCAACGCAGCGCTGGTGGAGCGAGCCGTGGACCTCTGCGCGAAGTATGACCGACCGGTCGCCACACCGGCCCAGGCACGAACGATTCTGGGCCTTCGCGCGGTACGTTAGGGTCGGATTCGATGGCATTAAAGGGCTTAGATCGGCCTCTCCCCCTGGCTTAAAACGACCACCTATGGCCCTCCAAAGGACCGATTTTCGGGCAATTTTTCGGGTTTTTCTTCGTGTTTTTCCACAAAACGCCCCTCAGAGCCGGTTTTCGGAACTCCAAATGGCCACAAAACGCGAAAAACCTCCCGGAGGGAGGCACTTAAGCGTCTAAAGTAGAGAGATTATTGGTTGCGGGAGTAGGATTTGAACCTACGACCTTCAGGACCGGCCCAGGCACGAACGATTCTGGGCCTTCGCGCGGTACGTTAGGGTCGGATTCGATGGCATCAAGGGGCTTAGATCGGCCTCTCTCCATGCTCAAAACGACCACCTATGGCCCTCCAAAGGACCGATTTTCGGGCAATTTTCCGGGTTTTTCTTCGTGTTTTTCCACAAAACGCCCCTCAGAGCCGGTTTTCGGAACTCCAAATGGCCACAAAACGCGAAAAACCTCCCGGAGGGAGGCACTTAAGCGTCTAAAGTAGAGAGATTATTGGTTGCGGGAGTAGGATTTGAACCTACGACCTTCAGGTTATGAGCCTGACGAGCTACCGGGCTGCTCCATCCCGCGACAATATCGCCTCGTGGCCAGTGCGGTCATGATGAGGCTTGGGTATCGTTAGAGAGATATGTTTGTTTCTTACTAGGTTTGGCGGTGACCTACTCTCCCACACCTTGAGATGCAGTACCATCGGCGCAACGGCACTTAACGGCCGGGTTCGGAATGGAGCCGGGTGTTTTGCTCGCGCTATGACCACCAAACCAAGAAAGAAACAAACAATCAGCTAAGCTACACGATGTGTAACAATACTATCCAGATTTTAACACTGTATGGTGTTGGTGATGCTTCATTGTCCATGAGGATCAGGTAAAGTCGCTCCTCTTTCGAGGCGCACGACAATTCCTGTCTTTCACTGGATCAAATCAAGCCTATCGAACAATTAGTACCAGTCAACTGAGCGTGTTACCACGCTTACATCTCTGGCCTATCGACGAGGTGGTCTACCTCGGTTCTCAGGGATATCTTGTTTTGAAGGGGGCTTCCCGCTTAGATGCCTTCAGCGGTTATCCTTTCCGATCATAGCTACCCAGCACTGCTCCTGGCGGAACAACTGGTACACCAGTGGATCGTTCACCCCGGTCCTCTCGTACTAGGGGCAACTCTTCTCAAATATCCTACACCCACGGCAGATAGGGACCGAACTGTCTCACGACGTTCTAAACCCAGCTCACGTACCTCTTTAAACGGCGAACAGCCGTACCCTTGGGACCTGCTCCAGCCCCAGGATGAGATGAGCCGACATCGAGGTGCCAAACGGTGCCGTCGATATGGACTCTTGGGCACCATCAGCCTGTTATCCCCGGCGTACCTTTTATCCGTTGAGCGATGGCCCTTCCACTCGGGACCACCGGATCACTATGGCCGTCTTTCGACTCTGCTCGACTTGTCAGTCTCGCAGTCAGGCTGGCTTCTGCCATTGCACTCAACGAGCGATTTCCGACCGCTCTGAGCCAACCTTCGCGCGCCTCCGTTACTCTTTAGGAGGCGACCGCCCCAGTCAAACTACCCGCCACAGAGGGTCCCGGATCCGGATAACGGACCGCGGTTAGACAACAAGAATGCGAAGGGTGGTATCTCAAAGGTGGCTCCACAGAAACTAGCGTTCCTGCTTCAAAGCCTACCACCTATTCTGCACATCCCAGTCCTGTTGCCAGTCTGAAGCTGTAGTAAAGGTGCACGGGGTCTTTCCGTCTAACCGCGGGAAGCCTGCATCTTGACAGGCAATTCAATTTCGCTGAGTCTATGTTGGAGACAGCGGGGAAGTCGTTACGCCATTCGTGCAGGTCGGAACTTACCCGACAAGGAATTTCGCTACCTTAGGACCGTTATAGTTACGGCCGCCGTTTACCTGGGCTTCAATTCAGAGCTTGCACTCCTCCTTTTAACCTTCAGGCACCGGGCAGGCGTCAGACCCTATACGTCGTCTTACGACTTCGCAGAGCCCTGTGTTTTTAGTAAACAGTCGCCACCCCCTGGTTTGTGCCCCCAGTCAATACTTGCGTAGAAACTGGGCCTCCTTCTCGCGAACTTACGGAGGTATTTTGCCGAGTTCCTTCAACATAGTTCTCTCAAGCGCCTTGGTATTCTCTACCAGTCCACCTGTGTCGGTTTAGGGTACGATCTTATGCCAGAGCTAT
This window harbors:
- a CDS encoding 3-keto-5-aminohexanoate cleavage protein — encoded protein: MTNPCIICVAITGSVPTQADNPAVPVTIAEQIESTHAAFEAGASIAHCHVRDDAGKPTSDPERFARLKEGLEAHCPGMIVQLSTGGRSGAGAERGGMLPLRPDMASLSVGSNNFPTRVYENPPDLVDWLASEMISHDVKPEIEAFDLSHIVQAARMAADGRLKGPLYVQFVMGVKNAMPADERIFDFYIETLNRLSPTAQWCAAGIGPAQLTVNEWAISRGGHTRAGLEDNIRLDRNTLAPSNAALVERAVDLCAKYDRPVATPAQARTILGLRAVR
- the pcaG gene encoding protocatechuate 3,4-dioxygenase subunit alpha yields the protein MAHKLDYLKESPSQTAGPYVHIGCTPNFTGIDIYGGDLGTSMKTGPVQGTEITIKGTVFDGMGTPLRDAMVEIWQPDAAGLFPSANETRGTADPNFTGWGRSPGDMETGEFTFSTVKPGAVPFPDGRMQAPHITAWIVARGINIGLHTRIYFEDESEANAADPILTRIEHQSRIPTLMAKPEGDGVYRFDIHLQGPDETVFFDI